The DNA window GCTGCTCAGGGCTCCCAAGATTTAACTGAAGAAATGGAGTCGATGATGGAGTCTTCGGCTCCTTGGCTGCGCCGTTGTGGCTACTGTTTGTTGCAGGTAAACATTGGAGTAGAGGGCCAGTGATATGATATCAGTGTTTTCAATAATCAGAAATTTCTCTTCAAGTTAGGCTTCACAAAAATAGCATTCACCTGATGTACTACACTCTGGTGATAAACTTAATCTACATTTATCTCTTTCTTCTAAACAGCAACCGATGAGAGCGAAGCACTGCCAGGTATGTAAACGCTGCGTCAGACGCTACGATCACCACTGTCCTTGGATAGAGAACTGCGTTGGCGAGAGGAACCACCGCTGGtttgtcatctacctgctggtGCAGCTGCTCGCTCTGCTGTGGGCCTTTCACATCGCTCTGTAAGGCTGCGCAATatctttttatatttaaatgtttcgCATTAGCTGAGAAACATTTGATCTTCCAGCACAAGCTCACTGACGCTGACATTTTTCTGGCAGGTCTGGATTATCACCCAGTGTCACCTGGGATTTGTGGTTCAGAAGTAATGGTTTCCTCCTGGCAAGTCTGGTCATTGTTGGTATTTTCTCTGTGGCGGTGGTACTGCTGCTGGGCTGCCACCTCTACCTGGTGTCCATCAACTGCACAACCTGGGAGTTCATGTCACAACACAGAATCTCCTACCTGAAGAACTGTGACAGCGAGTACAGCCCCTTCGACCGTGGCGTCTTCTGCAACCTGTGGGACTTCTTCTGCACCTGCAGGACCGTGATGTGGGAGCAAACGTTCCTTCGGAAAAGCACAAGTTCTATTTGACTTTGCCCCACAAGGGCCCAGAAACCTTTTCGCTTCAGGTGTGGCCACTCCAGGTTTTTGCATGGTGACCATATGAACAACTTCATGTCGACTTGTCACCTTGGTTTTAATGATCAATGACAGTtttgaatatactgtataatggAAGATCTTTTTTACTGTACATATTCTCTTTGTATTTATTGACAAGGGTACATTAAAACAACGATATTCATCTTGTTTATAGAGTACAACTGTCGCACATTCTGAGTCATGATGCCTCAGatacacagagaaacacaagacTGACATATATGTAACATTCACTAGCATTAACTTAAAGTGCTATAGTAGCTACATTGACTTCATCTGGTCGTTCCTCCAGCTGACAGGCTAACCCAGAGCAGGTCAGTGGGTAGAAACTTGGAAATGTGTGGATTTAGAGGAGTAATGTAATCTGTTTAAGAAATACTGGATTGAGTTGTctgcaaaaaagacaaaaactatGAATTTGTCCTTCAAACAGGCCTGAGTTTATTATCCTAAAAAGAAACTTTAGGAGTAATTTAGCCTGGTCTAATTGCAGTGTAGTGCCCAGTAGATCCCCCAGCTCACTGATACCCTGCTTTTAAAAATAGATGGATGGAAATACTGGGTAATATAGATGTGTTCAAGTTTCCACCCTGCTGCCCTTTTCCTGCCTTTATTGCACTGACATCATTAAAGCGCGTTGTCACAGAATATGATTTGCTAAATTCAAAATTTCTCACTATTATGGCTATATTTATATACCTATGGCTTTATTCATACTGCTAGCAAATACAGGATTTCTAGTGCACAGGTTCAACACGGCGCCATGCTCGTCTACTGCTAGAATGGGAAAACAGTCGGCCCAGTGGCAGCTCGCATGGTGACATTGTTGCAATGGATTGGATTGAAATGGATTgttctgatttttaaaaagtctttttattcctttttaaaagGTAAAGGCAGTGAGCAAAGCCTGTCACAGTGGTGCATAGAAATGGCGGGAAATAGTGTACCGCTGAGggataaatactgtaaatagaAGAGGCGAAGGCCACAAAGCTAAACTGAATCTGTCTCTGTTACAGAATGCTTGAAGAGGTTCCGAGAGGTTATCAGTGCAATTTGggaaaaattaaataaacttGTACATCAGAAAAGTTAAGAGATGTATGTTACACTTGGTAGTGTTGGGCGTGAAGGTGTTTCGGTAAACGAGTCAGTGAAGTGAAGTGAGAGGTACAGCTTTTCAGTGATGATAGAAATATTTACAGCACATCTGGATGTCCGTtctccacctcctttgtcttttcAGCCATGAAGAGCGCAGAAGTCAAAGTCTGCAaaggcctcctgctgctccgcaGTGAGGATGAAGGGTTTGGGTGGCGGCGAGAGGACCGGCTGGAGCCGAGTGAACTCGCTGTCAAAGTTGCTGACGTCCACGGACTCCTTGATCGATGGCAGGAAGGGCGGCTTTACTCTCTTGGTCAGCAGGGCTTCCCAGTCGATCTCCTGGAGAAGAGTCCACAAAGTGAATGAAGTCAATGCAGATAACTGGCTACCTTCAATCAGGGTGAAATCACTGTTGGTTCAGCATAATTCAATCAGGTTAATACCACGGAATCAATCACTaactctaaaaaaaataaaataaatactaaATTCTGACCAATATCCgctagattttttttaatatatggaAATATTTGACATCCAAATACAGCTggtgtatttatttatgaattCTATGAGGGAAGGATTTTACCTCAAAGAACTGATCTCCTTTCACCTCGTTTGCGTCCCTCTCTCCCGCTCCGAGTCTTTTCAAAGGATTCTTCTTCAACAGCTGCAGACATGTTTGTTAGAGTTGTGTTCCACAGGATTCTTTGTTCTGATAGCTCATGTGAGCAACAGCAAAGAGACGCCCACCTTCTGGATGATGGGAACAGCACCGGGAGGAATGCACTCTGGATACTGCACGTCATCGTTGACGATGCTGtcgaacacctcctcctcatcctcaccaggGAACGGAGACTGGCGGCATGGCAGACACGCTGAGTCACAAACCTACATTTGCAGTTCAAAAGCTGTAAATGTGAAAAGAGAGAACGCTACCAACCTCTCCCACAAGCATCTCGTAGATGAGGACGCCCATCCCCCACCAGTCCACCGCCCGGGTGTAGTCGTCATCCGTCAGGACCTCAGGAGCCAGAAATTCCGGAGTCCCGCAGAATGTGGAGGTGCGATCTCCATGCCCCATCCCTGGGTTGAAAATATGATTGCCTCGGGTTTAAATGGAGAATCAAGCACAGTTTTGACCTGCAGGATGCTGGTGGTGTGATGAACTAAATCAGCCGACCTTCTTTACAGAGGCCAAAGTCTGTGATCTTCACAAATCCATCTGCATCCATCAACAGGTTGTCCAGCTTCAGATCTCTGGGTGAAAGTAAACACTGCTTGTACAAACGGTGTCACGTCAGGTGGCTACCCGGGCAGTGACGCCACTTACCGATAGATGATTTTATTCAGGTGTAAGAACTCTAAACCCAGCACCACACAGGCCGAATAAAACCTGCGCAACAGCAACAGATTATGCAAATACAACACACAAAGCGGTGGCGCTTTAATACGTGTCTAATATTTTTATCATATAATTGAGAGGAGGATAAACAAACCTGGTCTGGGCCTCAGTGAAGACGCTGTTGTGGATGTGGATCATCAGGTCACCGCCTGGCAAATACTCCATGACGAAGCACACATGGTCACCGGTCTGGAAGCAGCCGTGCAGGTTGACCAGGAAGGGGTGTCGAGAGGCATTGATCATCTCGAAGATCCTCTTCTCACTCATGAGGCTGCAGCGTAAATAAAACAAGTGTCAGATTAACTGAAGTTCAGTGGCCCAGATTCCACCTACCCATTTGCAGGTTATCTCAACACGTACCTGTCCACCTCATCACGGGTCACGATGTCTTTTTTCTTCAAGGCCTTGATGGCGTACAGTTTGCCAGTTTTCTTAAATTCTGCCAGCAATACCTGGATGGAAACACCCACAACCAGCCCAGTGAGGAAAACCATAAGAGGAGGCTTCGATGGGTTGTGGTGAGCTCCAGAGAGATGTTACCTTCCCAAAGTGTCCTCGGCCCAGAACTGAGATATACTTGTAGTCGTCCATTTGCATCCTtatgaaatacaaataaaaatcagaaCACAAAAGTGACAAAAgggtttatttttctgcagcagaTATTAGAAGGAGTACACTTGAGCAGTTGTGTACTTTAGAGTGGATACAGGCTGATCTTCACCTCCTTCCCTGTTGTTTAAGGATGTCTGCAAATAAAGAAGTTATTATTGTTAATGCATTGGCATTGTGATTACGACAAATGACTAAAGAGGAATTAAAAATTTGTCACTCTTCAGTTCACCATGTTGTCGAGAGTGAGGGTTGAGGGTTTGTTTGTTGTCGCGGTGATGACGGAGGAGGTGTTGTCTCCTGGGCTGGTGAGAGGGGCCCCATCTTCTTCAAAGCTGAGTCTGAAAACTGGAGCATCGCTGCGAAACAGCCAAAATAAGGCAACTTTAAACTTTGACAGACCCTCTCTGGGGTCTCTAAATGCATTAGTTGACTCCAACCTTGGTAGTGGAGTTGTGGTTTGATTCTCCTTCACAGTGGAATGCGGGGTGCTGGTGGCAAAGAGGTCAGGGGTCGCGGTGAGGGACGAGCTGAATGTCGTGAACGAGCTGTAGCGAGGTAGGATGCTCATCATCAGGTGACCCCATGTGGCAAAATTCATATTCATCTGAGCAGCTCTGAGGAAGTTCTTTCCTGAGGAGTCATTTGTGGGACGCAACACGTGAAGAAGAGCCTCTGAATAATTTCTGCTTGATGTGACCAACCATTgaagataaaaagaaacaagaaattaaataaaaaaaggccATCTCTACCTCTCTCTTTAGTGAAAATACATCTCTGGCGCCTTAGCCTTGGCTGCCGTTCGACAAAGCTGTCAAAAAATCGAAGCTGTAACATTCAGAATAGAACATCCATCAGCGGTTTGGTTTCTGGTTTAAATAATGTCAATATCCAATAATAATTAGAATATGTTTGCACTGTGTTATTGGAACACTTAACTTCCTGGAATAAGGCCACTATGTTCAGGTGTGTGTACCTTGGCATGGAGGACACCCTGGGGCTCCAGAATGAACTCGTGGTTGTGGTTTGGCTTGTACAAAATGTCTTCGAGTCGCAGGAATCGTACCGCACACATGGTGTTCCTATCCTGCCAGAAAACACTGACCTCCAACTCACGAGTCTGTTA is part of the Takifugu rubripes chromosome 21, fTakRub1.2, whole genome shotgun sequence genome and encodes:
- the LOC101077132 gene encoding serine/threonine-protein kinase N2-like isoform X1, whose translation is MLSTAQQMLQDSRSKIELIRLQIIKVTQAGSSDGSGVTKSDSGGDQNSFTRGGVSPFAISPRDARLSELQHYVQRETDALVLAEDVAKQLQGISSLDHTAAAEAQLRVHECSQKLELLRLSLERCLKENSQESLQPPAGRTDGSEEPPSPHSSTSRCPLSTSPSLLSIRPASLTGKLEIRLLGCEDLLKPLKNPKQENLTEDSSSFTAHRPEEPAGPAAEVSAVLRLDARVVGQTRWAPSSRLSWDQTFCLQLERTRELEVSVFWQDRNTMCAVRFLRLEDILYKPNHNHEFILEPQGVLHAKLRFFDSFVERQPRLRRQRCIFTKERGKNFLRAAQMNMNFATWGHLMMSILPRYSSFTTFSSSLTATPDLFATSTPHSTVKENQTTTPLPSDAPVFRLSFEEDGAPLTSPGDNTSSVITATTNKPSTLTLDNMTSLNNREGGEDQPVSTLKYTTAQVMQMDDYKYISVLGRGHFGKVLLAEFKKTGKLYAIKALKKKDIVTRDEVDSLMSEKRIFEMINASRHPFLVNLHGCFQTGDHVCFVMEYLPGGDLMIHIHNSVFTEAQTRFYSACVVLGLEFLHLNKIIYRDLKLDNLLMDADGFVKITDFGLCKEGMGHGDRTSTFCGTPEFLAPEVLTDDDYTRAVDWWGMGVLIYEMLVGESPFPGEDEEEVFDSIVNDDVQYPECIPPGAVPIIQKLLKKNPLKRLGAGERDANEVKGDQFFEEIDWEALLTKRVKPPFLPSIKESVDVSNFDSEFTRLQPVLSPPPKPFILTAEQQEAFADFDFCALHG
- the LOC101077132 gene encoding serine/threonine-protein kinase N2-like isoform X4, yielding MLQDSRSKIELIRLQIIKVTQAGSSDGSGVTKSDSGGDQNSFTRGGVSPFAISPRDARLSELQHYVQRETDALVLAEDVAKQLQGISSLDHTAAAEAQLRVHECSQKLELLRLSLERCLKENSQESLQPPAGRTDGSEEPPSPHSSTSRCPLSTSPSLLSIRPASLTGKLEIRLLGCEDLLKPLKNPKQENLTEDSSSFTAHRPEEPAGPAAEVSAVLRLDARVVGQTRWAPSSRLSWDQTFCLQLERTRELEVSVFWQDRNTMCAVRFLRLEDILYKPNHNHEFILEPQGVLHAKLRFFDSFVERQPRLRRQRCIFTKERGKNFLRAAQMNMNFATWGHLMMSILPRYSSFTTFSSSLTATPDLFATSTPHSTVKENQTTTPLPSDAPVFRLSFEEDGAPLTSPGDNTSSVITATTNKPSTLTLDNMTSLNNREGGEDQPVSTLKYTTAQVMQMDDYKYISVLGRGHFGKVLLAEFKKTGKLYAIKALKKKDIVTRDEVDSLMSEKRIFEMINASRHPFLVNLHGCFQTGDHVCFVMEYLPGGDLMIHIHNSVFTEAQTRFYSACVVLGLEFLHLNKIIYRDLKLDNLLMDADGFVKITDFGLCKEGMGHGDRTSTFCGTPEFLAPEVLTDDDYTRAVDWWGMGVLIYEMLVGESPFPGEDEEEVFDSIVNDDVQYPECIPPGAVPIIQKLLKKNPLKRLGAGERDANEVKGDQFFEEIDWEALLTKRVKPPFLPSIKESVDVSNFDSEFTRLQPVLSPPPKPFILTAEQQEAFADFDFCALHG
- the LOC101077132 gene encoding serine/threonine-protein kinase N2-like isoform X3, encoding MLSTAQQMLQDSRSKIELIRLQIIKVTQAGSSDGSGVTKSDSGGDQNSFTRGGVSPFAISPRDARLSELQHYVQRETDALVLAEDVAKQLQGISSLDHTAAAEAQLRVHECSQKLELLRLSLERCLKENSQESLQPPAGRTDGSEEPPSPHSSTSRCPLSTSPSLLSIRPASLTGKLEIRLLGCEDLLKPLKNPKQENLTEDSSSFTAHRPEEPAGPAAEVSAVLRLDARVVGQTRWAPSSRLSWDQTFCLQLERTRELEVSVFWQDRNTMCAVRFLRLEDILYKPNHNHEFILEPQGVLHAKLRFFDSFVERQPRLRRQRCIFTKERGKNFLRAAQMNMNFATWGHLMMSILPRYSSFTTFSSSLTATPDLFATSTPHSTVKENQTTTPLPSDAPVFRLSFEEDGAPLTSPGDNTSSVITATTNKPSTLTLDNMTSLNNREGGEDQPVSTLKMQMDDYKYISVLGRGHFGKVLLAEFKKTGKLYAIKALKKKDIVTRDEVDSLMSEKRIFEMINASRHPFLVNLHGCFQTGDHVCFVMEYLPGGDLMIHIHNSVFTEAQTRFYSACVVLGLEFLHLNKIIYRDLKLDNLLMDADGFVKITDFGLCKEGMGHGDRTSTFCGTPEFLAPEVLTDDDYTRAVDWWGMGVLIYEMLVGESPFPGEDEEEVFDSIVNDDVQYPECIPPGAVPIIQKLLKKNPLKRLGAGERDANEVKGDQFFEEIDWEALLTKRVKPPFLPSIKESVDVSNFDSEFTRLQPVLSPPPKPFILTAEQQEAFADFDFCALHG
- the LOC101077132 gene encoding serine/threonine-protein kinase N2-like isoform X2, with translation MLSTAQQMLQDSRSKIELIRLQIIKVTQAGSSDGSGVTKSDSGGDQNSFTRGGVSPFAISPRDARLSELQHYVQRETDALVLAEDVAKQLQGISSLDHTAAAEAQLRVHECSQKLELLRLSLERCLKENSQESLQPPAGRTDGSEEPPSPHSSTSRCPLSTSPSLLSIRPASLTGKLEIRLLGCEDLLKPLKNPKQENLTEDSSSFTAHRPEEPAAEVSAVLRLDARVVGQTRWAPSSRLSWDQTFCLQLERTRELEVSVFWQDRNTMCAVRFLRLEDILYKPNHNHEFILEPQGVLHAKLRFFDSFVERQPRLRRQRCIFTKERGKNFLRAAQMNMNFATWGHLMMSILPRYSSFTTFSSSLTATPDLFATSTPHSTVKENQTTTPLPSDAPVFRLSFEEDGAPLTSPGDNTSSVITATTNKPSTLTLDNMTSLNNREGGEDQPVSTLKYTTAQVMQMDDYKYISVLGRGHFGKVLLAEFKKTGKLYAIKALKKKDIVTRDEVDSLMSEKRIFEMINASRHPFLVNLHGCFQTGDHVCFVMEYLPGGDLMIHIHNSVFTEAQTRFYSACVVLGLEFLHLNKIIYRDLKLDNLLMDADGFVKITDFGLCKEGMGHGDRTSTFCGTPEFLAPEVLTDDDYTRAVDWWGMGVLIYEMLVGESPFPGEDEEEVFDSIVNDDVQYPECIPPGAVPIIQKLLKKNPLKRLGAGERDANEVKGDQFFEEIDWEALLTKRVKPPFLPSIKESVDVSNFDSEFTRLQPVLSPPPKPFILTAEQQEAFADFDFCALHG
- the zdhhc12a gene encoding palmitoyltransferase ZDHHC12-A gives rise to the protein MAQNMFRSGFLVRTTHTLITWAITLTLFLHNTDLRKCEELGELLMPVVFILLVVLSVLLYFAVSLMDPGFVLSDTEKGSQDLTEEMESMMESSAPWLRRCGYCLLQQPMRAKHCQVCKRCVRRYDHHCPWIENCVGERNHRWFVIYLLVQLLALLWAFHIALSGLSPSVTWDLWFRSNGFLLASLVIVGIFSVAVVLLLGCHLYLVSINCTTWEFMSQHRISYLKNCDSEYSPFDRGVFCNLWDFFCTCRTVMWEQTFLRKSTSSI